The sequence TTTTCGATGACATGGGTATATGGACAGGGTGCTACAGGCAAATCGGGAATCAAGTAGAATGAATTTTTTTGCAACCAAACGTTCGTAGGGGACTCCAATAGATATAGGTTTACTTGAATGAATTCTTCCTCCTCTACCGTTGAGCCCGTTGTCAAAGAACAAGCTCCCTTACTTTTTCTAATTTTGTTTTTTTTGGTCCAAGCCACTGTGCTAACTGTTTTTACCGTTCCGTTTGCTTGGTCACTCGTTTGGCTGGCCATTGGATCCTACTTCCTTCGGATGTTTGGAATCACAGCCGCTTACCATCGTTATTTTTCCCACGCCTCATTCAAAACCTCCCGAGTATTTCAATTTGTATTGGCTTGGATTGGGGCAATGGCCATGCAGAAAGGTCCTCTTTGGTGGGCAGCCCATCATAGAAACCACCACAAGTATTCGGATACAGAAAAGGACATCCATTCCCCTAGTCGAAAAGGGTTTTGGTATTCCCATATGTTTTGGTTTTTGCGTAACGATTACAATGATTATGAAGCCAAACTGATTCCGGATTTTTACAAATACCCCGAGTTACGTTTTATTGATCGTTACCATTGGATTGCGCCACTGTCGTATGCCATCGTACTATATCTAGTGGGTGGATGGGCATGGCTTGTCTATGGGTATGCAGTTTCAACTTTTGTATTGGGACATGCCACTTGGACCATCAATTCACTTTCACATGTATATGGGTCAGTGCGGTATGATTCAAGAGACACAAGTAAAAACAATCTTTGGCTTGCACTTCTTACAATGGGTGAAGGTTGGCATAACAACCACCACTATTACTGTTCGTCGGTCAACCAAGGGTTCTATTGGTATGAAGTGGATGTTTCCTATTATATTTTAAAAGTACTCAGTTGGTTTGGAATTGTTTGGGATTTAAAAAAACCACCTAAAAAAGTCATAGAGGAAGGATTACTTCGTGACAAGGAACAAAAAGAAAGGAAACAACTCTTAAAAGAGTCCAGACAAACTTCTAAAATAAAAAACAAAGTAGAAGTATTGTCTATCTAGATAAGGATATT comes from Leptospira harrisiae and encodes:
- a CDS encoding acyl-CoA desaturase, whose amino-acid sequence is MNSSSSTVEPVVKEQAPLLFLILFFLVQATVLTVFTVPFAWSLVWLAIGSYFLRMFGITAAYHRYFSHASFKTSRVFQFVLAWIGAMAMQKGPLWWAAHHRNHHKYSDTEKDIHSPSRKGFWYSHMFWFLRNDYNDYEAKLIPDFYKYPELRFIDRYHWIAPLSYAIVLYLVGGWAWLVYGYAVSTFVLGHATWTINSLSHVYGSVRYDSRDTSKNNLWLALLTMGEGWHNNHHYYCSSVNQGFYWYEVDVSYYILKVLSWFGIVWDLKKPPKKVIEEGLLRDKEQKERKQLLKESRQTSKIKNKVEVLSI